Part of the Bacillus cereus group sp. RP43 genome is shown below.
AAATTAATGGCGTATAAAATTATGGCGTTAAACTCATCGATTAGTTATATGCTGATGCGTCTTGTAACACTCTTTGTATTAATATGTGGTACATGGTTCGTTCTGCAAGGTGAATTAACGTACGGTGGATTTATTGGGTTCGTTTTGTTAACGAATATTTTCTTCCGACCAATTGAAAAAATTAATGCGGTTATTGAAAGTTATCCGAAAGGAATCGCTGGTTTTAAAAGATATGTAGAACTTCTGGAAACAGATCCGGATATTGTAGATTCTAAAGATGCAATCGAAGTAAAACATGTACACGGTGATATTCAATACAATAACATTACGTTCGGATATGAAAATAAAGAGCCGATTTTAAAAGATATTAGTTTGAAAATACATGCAGGTGAAACAGTTGCTTTCGTTGGACCATCAGGGGCAGGGAAAACAACACTATGTAGTTTATTACCACGTTTTTATGAACACTCATCTGGATCGATTCAAATTGATGGCATTGATACGAAAGAGATGACGTTATCATCACTTCGTAAGCAAATCGGAATTGTGCAGCAAGATGTTTTCTTATTCTCAGGAACAATTCGTGAAAATATCGCTTACGGAAACTTAAAAGCTTCAGAATCTGAAATTTGGCAGGCGGTAAAACGTGCCCAGTTGGAGGACTTAATTTACTCGCAACCAGACGGTTTAGATACAGTTATTGGTGAGCGTGGTGTGAAACTTTCAGGAGGACAAAAGCAGCGCTTAGCAATTGCCCGTATGTTCTTGAAAAACCCACCAATTTTAATTTTAGATGAAGCAACTTCTGCGCTAGATACAGAGACAGAACTTGCTATCCAAAAATCACTTGCTGAACTATCTGTCGGCCGTACAACATTAGTTATCGCTCACAGGCTTGCAACTATTAAAAATGCAGATCGTATCGTCGTTGTAAATAAAGAGGGTATTGCAGAACAAGGTTCACATGATGAATTAATTGAGCGAGGCGGAGGATACAGCAGGTTATACGAAGCTCAGTTTAGTTCATAAATATAATTTCTGCTGAATTAGTGCACCATAAGTAAGTGGAAATCTTATATGGGAGGCTATAAAGCATGATTGTAACAACAACGTCTACAATTCAAGGAAAAGAAATTATTGAGTATATCGATATCGTGAATGGAGAAGCGATTATGGGTGCGAATATCGTTCGTGACCTTTTTGCCTCTGTCCGTGACGTTGTCGGCGGTCGTGCTGGCGCTTATGAAAGCAAGTTAAAAGAAGCGCGCGACATTGCAATGGAAGAGATGAAAACTCTCGCAAGACAAAAAAATGCGAATGCCATTGTTGGTATCGACGTGGACTACGAAGTAGTTCGCGAAGGGATGCTAATGGTTGCAGTAAGTGGGACTGCTGTCCGTATATAAAGTGAAACTTTAATTAGTGGGGGTTTTGTTCATCCCTCACTGATTATTAGCCTTCACCAATCGGGCGTTTACTGCCCACAAATAGCGGGATAAAGGGAAAAGCCGTGCTGATGCACGGCTTTTTTGTTGTTATTGTATTTAATATTATAGGTAGGGCGATATTTTATGTCGAAGCCACGATATTTCTTGGGAAATGTGGAAGGTCCCGTCGATATATAGGGAAGACATTAGAGCACTTCTTTACACTGCTGAATTTGAACTAATAATTTTTCATATTCTTTTTCAAGAAATGTGATGTCATTGTGATGATTGGGTATAGAAATCCGGCTGATGACTTCTGTTAATTTTGTTTGTAATCGCAATAATTCTTGTTCAGTAACGTTTACAGAAGCTTGGGTGGTTCTTTTTGTATATTGCTCGTAATTGCCATGGAATATTTTTGGTTTGCTCTCATCTACTTGTAGAATATGGTCTGCAACAGAACGAATAAAGGCACGGTCATGGCTAATGAAAAGTATAGTGCCAGGATACTCTTGTAACATGCTTTCTAATTCTTCCTGTGTTGTTAAATCTAAATAGTTCGTCGGCTCGTCGAGTAGCAGCATATTATAATTCCCTAAAAATACTTTTGCGAGTGCAACCTTCATTCGTTCTCCACCACTTAAGACGTGTACGGGTTTATGAACATCTTCACGGCGGAAAAGGAGCCTTGCAAGTATTGTTCGAACGAACGATTCAGTATAGTTCGTTTCTTCTAGAACATTTTCTAAAATTGTTTTATCTGTGTTTAAAATAGATAATGTTTGTTCAAAGTATCCGATTTTACAACTCTTTGAAAGTTGGATACCACGTTCATTTGCAAGAATCATGTTGAACAAAGTTGTTTTTCCACTTCCATTTGCTCCTACAATAGCAAGCTTTGCACCAGGGGCGATTGTCCCGTTCATATTTTTAAATAGTGTGCGGTCGCATATTTTCTTCGTTGTGTTATTAAACTGAACAATCGCTTTACTATGAATGGGTGTATGATATTGCAGATCAAACTGAGCTTGAGAAAAATCTTTCGGTTTTTCTTTCTTTTCCAATTTTTCAAGACGTGTCTCTAACGCTTTCGCTGCTTTGCTAACATTTTCTTGACCGTGTGCACCACTTAATTTATAAAGTTTAGATTCAGATGAACTGAACCGCGTTGGGACTTTTGTCATGCTAGAAGCACGTTGCTTTCTTTGTAAAATTGATTGCTCTAAACGATTTTTTTCGTTTATATATTGCTCATATTCCGCTTGTTTTTGTATTCGCTCACGTTCTTTTTGTTTTCGATAGTTTGAATAATTCCCTTTATATTCTTGAATAGTACCATCTTCAATTTCGATGATTTTGGTACATATGGCATTTAGGAAATCGCGATCATGTGATATTAAAACTAGTGCACCTTTATAAGATAAAAGTGCCTTTTCTAATTGCTCTGTACCGAGCATATCTAAGTGACTTGTTGGTTCATCAGCAAATAGAATGCCTGCATCTTGTTCGAGGGCATGGGCAATCTTTAGGCGCATTCGTTCCCCGCCGCTCATTGAGTCAGCAACGTTTGAAATACTCCATTTTCCTTTTGCAAGAGAAGAAGCGGTGTCCGGTAGTGCCTCGCTAAGCTGAGGAATGATGGAGACAGAACTATGATGAGTTACTGTGCCTTGGTCAGCCTCTATTTCTTTACTTAATATTTGTAATAACGTAGATTTTCCAGCTCCGTTGACTCCAACAATTCCTATACGATCGTTTGCTTGAATTTCCAGTGATGGTAACGTAAATAGGGTGCGATCACCAAAGCTCTTTTCAATATTACGTGCGAATAAAATGGTCATAAAAAAACCTCCCTAGTTTCACTAGAGAGGATAAACGTCGCCCTTGAATGTAAAAATCGTACATAAATAAACGATTTTTCACATGATCGTATCGAAAGAAAGTATCGACAAATGGACAGACTAATCCTCTGCTAGTTTTCATCATTTTTGTTCACTATTTGTGATGGATGAAATAAATAAGAGAATTAGAACTTCATTGGTCAAAGTACCTTCCTTTCATAATATTATTTTCATTGTATGCGCATACAAATGGATTTGTCAAACTTATTTCTGTGTGCTATTTTTGAATTTATTATTATACAATTGTGCTTTTGACAGCGCCTCAGCATCGTTCTTGATTTCATCCAATCCATTCGCATCCCCAATAATATACCCTTCAAATGATGAACCAACAAAATCAAAGATATATTGGAACTGGGCGATAAGCGGCAATGCTTTCAGTTTTGGACTGTCTCCGCCAACGATGACAACGTACATTTTTTTACCTTTCATTTTCTCTTTGAAATGAAGAGATGTATCACGCAAGCTTTGTGACCAGCGATCAACGAAGTTCTTCATGTGGCCGCTCATTCCGTACCAGTATAGTGGCGTAGCAAAGATAATCGTGTCGTGCTCTAGCATACGCTCAATTAACTGCCCATAGTCATCATTTACAGATTGAAATCCTTCTGCATCATGACGTTGGTCTGTAATAGGATAAATGGTATGGTCACGCAAGTAAATTTGTTCTGCTTTCATTCCATCAATCATCATATAGGTTAAGGCTTCCGTATTCCCATTTTGTCTTGAACTGCCGTGTATGACAAACATGTAATCATTCCTTTTCTTTTGTTTGTTTTAGGAGTGAAACGTGTTTTTGCAAATTCGCTTGAATGTTGGAAAGTAATGAGATTTGCCTTGTTACTTCATTGAGTTTGTCTTCGTAAAGCGCAAGGATACTACTGCACGGATTTTCGTACAGGTGTGGCTCGATTTCAAGGCAGCGCAGCATCCTTGTTGTCTCTTCTAAATTTAGGCCGAGCTGTAAATACATTTGGATAAGCTCTACTTTTTTAATGGCACTTTTATCGAAATCACGATAGCCGTTTGTGAGGCGATTTGAAGGGAGCAATCCCTTTTCTTCATAATGTCTTAGTGCTCTTTCGCTAACCCCAGTTTCTTTTGATAACTCTCCAATTCGCACTGCATTTCACTCCTTTTACATGTATTGTAAACCTTCACACTAATGTGAAGGTCAACTCTGTTTTTTCGCAAAAGAATCCACATGATTTAAGAACACTTGAATAGCTTTAGATGGAATAAAATATTTGCCGCGCACGATGGAGAATGGGCGGATTAGTTGTTCATTTGGAACTTCGACGTGGAATAGCTCTTTTGCAAGTAGCTCTTTCCGCACAGTCCAGTCTGAAAGGATAGCGATGCCGAGCCCGGCAGCGACGGCTTCCTTTACACTTTGAATACTGCTGAATGTAAAGAAGCGTTTCATTTTCAAATGATGTTGGTGTATAAAGCGATCGCTATAGGCACGTGTGCCAGAACCGCTTTCCCTTAATACCCAGACTTGATCTTGCAATGTATTTTCGTTAATTCCCTCGATATGGAGCAATGGATGATTTGGAGGGACGACGAGCTTCATTTCATCTTGCATAAACGTTTCAACATCTACGTCAGCGTATACGACTTGGCCTTCCACTAAGCCGATATCAATTTGATTAGAGCGGAGGCTTTGCAAAACTTCTTCCGTATTGGAGATAAAGGTATGAACCTCGACGTGTGTATTTTCATTGGCAAAGCGCGCAAGTATTTTCGGAAGTAAGTATTCGCCAATTGTAAAGCTAGCGCCAATGCGGAGCGTCCCTGTTACAACGTTATGTAGTTCATTAATTTCTTGTTTGGCATCTTCGTAAAGAGAGAGCATTTGCTTTGCGTGTATGTATAATATGTTTCCTGCTTCTGTAACTTGGACGTGCTTTGGGGAGCGCTGAATGAGTGTAGTTCCAAATTCATTTTCCAGGTTGCGAATGTGCATGCTTACACCGGGTTGTGAAAGGTTTAAAAGTTCTGCTGCACGAGAGAAATGTTTTTGTTCAACGACAGTCACAAAGATTTTCAAAATGTCGACGTTCATTTGTTAGGCCCCTTTATTTTTGCTTTTATTTTATCATAAGTATTTCTGATGATAGAGATTCAATATTGATATTAAACTTATTATAAAAATTCTCTTATAATGTAACTAGAAAGAACATGCATGTTCCAATACGATTATTGGGGTGGTACAAAGTGGAACAAACACTTGTTATACAAAAGAAGAAGGGCTTTGGATTTTCGCAAGGTATTGGGATTACGTTATTAATCGCAATCGCCGCGAAATATTTAGCAGAGCTTCCATTTTTAAATATTATGGGACAATTAGTAATCGCTATTCTAATCGGGATGGTTTGGCGCGCAGCAATCGGGATTCCTCAAGAAGCGATAGCGGGAACGAACTTTGCGAGTAAGAAGTTGCTTCGCTTCGGGATCATTTTACTTGGAATGCGATTAAATCTTGTTGATATTGCAAAGGCGGGGCCGAAAGTATTGGTCATCGCAGCGGTTGTTATTACATTTACCATTTTTGTTGTATATGGACTAACGAAAGTATTTAAAGTAGAAAAGAAACTTGGGATTTTAACAGCATGCGGGACGGCAATTTGCGGTGCGGCAGCGGTTGTGGCAATTGCACCGCAAGTGAAAGCGAAAGATGAAGAAACGGCAGTTGGGGCAGCGATTATTGCAATTTTAGGTACAATATTTACACTTATTTATACATTATTATATCCAGTGCTTGGCTTATCTCCGTACGGTTACGGTGTATTCTCGGGAGCGACGCTGCATGAAATTGCTCACGTAATTGCGGCTGCGGCGCCAGGCGGTAGCACCGCTGTAGACATCGCAGTTATTGTGAAATTAACGCGCGTAGCGATGCTTGTGCCAGTAGCGATTTTAATTGGATTATGGTTTGGTAAGAGCGAGGGAAGCAAGGAAAAAAGATCGTGGCGCGACCTTCCAATTCCTTGGTTCATCTTCGGATTTTTAGCAATGAGTGCGGTGCATTCGCTTGGGATTATCCCAGAAGTTGTTGCCGGATATATTGTAGTAATTGCGTACATGCTTATTGCAATGGCGATGGCAGGGCTAGGTTTAAATGTAGAGTTTAAAACGTTCCGCAAATTAGGAAGTAGGGCATTTGTGGCAGGATTAATTGGCTCGGTTTGCCTTTCGGTACTTGGGTACGTTCTTGTATATGCATTGGGATTTATGTAGTAGCAAAGAGGCATCTTGTAGATGTCTCTTTTTTTACCTTTTTTTGTAAAGATATCTTTACTTGTATTTGGAAAATATTTATAATTAAAGTAAAGATATCTTTACTTTCGAAGGTGGAGCCTATGGGTGTGAAAAATAAAATTAAAGAATTACGAAAACAACATCATATAACGCAAATTGAAATGGCAAAGGCGATGCAGGTGACGCGTCAGACGATCGTGGCGATTGAGAACCATCACTACAACCCGAGTCTAGAGTTATCCCTAAAAATCGCCAAATATTTTGGAATGAAGGTAGAGGAAATATTTACGTTGGAGTAAGGGGAGAGAAAATGAACGATACTAAAAAGTTGTATATCGCTACTGTCTTAGGATTATGTGGAGGGGACGTTTTAGTTCGTATTTGTCCTTCTCATTGTTTACATTGGTGCGAGCAAAGTCGTAGGCAGAGATGTCATACCTACGCCAGAAATATTCATTGTATGTAGTTTCTTATTTGCTGGTAGTCTCATCGTAGGAGTTATGGTGGGAAAACGAGCATAGCGATAGGAGGAATGAAAAATGCAAGACGAGTTTGAGAGATTTCAGTCGGATAAAGCGTTTAAATATTTAGGGGTATTTTTAGTAATTAGTTTAGCGATATGGAGTTTGTATAATTTAATTGTTTACAGAAGTGCTGGTATGCCATTTGTTTTATTTGTACTAGGGCAGTTTGTTTATTTCTTTGTGAACTATTGGCCGAAATGGAAATATAGAAATAGTAAAGAGGCTGATCGTGTATGAGTATGGTATCGACGAGTGTGTTAGCAACAAGAAATAATAGATAGAAAAAGGGGAACTGGGATGGGATTACCGGTGTTATGTGTCGCTACAGCTATATTTGCGCTTCTTTGGGGAATGCAAAACTTTTCTCGTAATCCAGTGCCGAGTATTTGTATTATGATTGGTACTGTAGGTTTATCATATTATTTATTACTATCAGCGCATTACCATAAAACAGCAACGAGTGTTGTTGTTGGAGCGCTTATTTTATCTTGTGGACGTGCTGTGCAAAAGGGGTTATTTCCATAAAAGCTGTTTATACAAAAGGTATAAACAGCTTTTTGTATTTTTTTTACAAACTACTTGAAAGTTACGTTACGTCACCTTTTATAATGAAGGAGAAGAGGTGATGGAGTTGATTTCAATTCAAGAACTAACGAGGGAAACAGGGGTTACAGTAAGGACGTTACGTTATTATGATCAAATCGATTTATTAAAGCCGAGTGGGAAAACTGATGGAGGACATCGGTTATATAGTGAGAGAGATGTTGTTCGTTTGCAGCAAATTTTATTTTTAAAAGAAATGGGTTTTTCATTAAAAGAGATTACGAATATGTTAGTAAAAGGTGAGATTAATTCAAAAGACTCGCTTGAAAAACAACTTAGATTTGTACAGGAAGAACAAAAGAAATTCAATCGAATGGAGCGTGTTTTACAAGCCGTTGTGTATTCGGTAGATGTGGAGGGAGAACTGGATTGGAAAGTTATGTTTGAACTCATTCAGCTTTCGAAACAGTCTCCTCGTATACGTGAAATATTCCAAAATGAATTGTTTTCAAAGGAAGAGCAAGATTTACTTCATAATTTGCCAAATATGAGTGAGGAAGATCCGAATGTGTTAGAGTGGGTAGATTTATTAAAGCAATTAAGTAATTTTATGAAAGACGGTAAGGAAGCATCGTGTGATGAAGTACAAGAGGCAACGAAGAAATTAATGCAGAAGTGTTTAGAGATGGCTAATGGTGATGAAGCATTTTTAGATAAATTGTGGGAAGTAAGAAAGTCAAAAGAAGATTCACAGAAAATGAGTATGTATCCAATTGAGGAAGAGCTTCTAGTATATATGGATGAGGCTTTTCGTATATATGATGAAAGGGAGAGGAATAAATGAGTATACTCGCGGAATATCGATGGTATTTTTTAATTGGGGCAGAGATTGTATTTTGGTTATCAGCTATCGGATTCTTTTTACTAAGGTATGGATTTCGCTTGAAAAAGGCGAGTTTTATTATGGGGATTGTGCTACTCGTAAATGAAGTGTTTATTTTAACTTTAGGAGTAGTGGACTACTATCAAACAGGGAAGTTCTCTAATTTTCAAATCATTACTGTAATTATATTATTGTATGCTGTGTTTTACGGGAAAAAGGATTTGAAGAAGCTAGATATATATGTACAAAAATTAGTTGCGAAGTGGCGGAATGAACCGGCGCCTATTATCGAAGAACCACTTGAAGTAACAGGGATGGCGCATGCGAAGCAGGAAATAAAAAATTGGGTTTTACATCTTATTTTGTTTGTTGCGGTTCATATATTCTTTTTCTTCATGTATGGGCTTATTCCAGTAGAACAGTGGGGAAATTGGTTAGAGTCAGGAATCGTTTTAAATAAAACAGCAAGCCGTGTAAGCCAAGTATGGGCTATTGTTCTTTTAGCGGATACTGCGATTTCATTTTCATATGTTATTTTTCCGAAGAAGGAGAAAGGAAATAAGAAGCTACTTTCATAGAGGAAAGTAGCTTTTTCTAGTATACCAATAGTTTGTATAGGAGAGGATAATAATAGGAAAAAAAACAGGTTTTATATGCTTATTTCTCCTTAGTTTAGTAGCATGTTCACAACCTAACAGTGCAATTGATAAGAAGAATGATGTCGTTGCAAAGGGGGCAGAAATTTCTAATCTAGATAAATTCGAGAAGTTCGTTTGGAATGTGGAACAAGGGAAAGTTGATAAAATAAGAATTGTACAGTATACACATGAAGGTGACCCGATTTTTCAAATGTTAGAGCATAGTGGGACAGATATACTTCATGTGTTAGACAATAGGCAAGATCAATTTGCTGGTAATCATACAGGTATATATGAAGATAGTTGTAAAAGGATTGTTAAAGAGCAATGTGAATTAGAAACGGCATATAGGTTAATAGATTGTACGAATGAAAATGGGCGCAATGGATATGACTTATTATATGTACTTAAAAAATAGAGTTAGTAGAGGAAGGGAGTATTTATTCCTTCCTTTTTTATGTATATATTGTCGAAAGTTTTACCGAATATCTGTTCGTTTTTTTAGGTTTTTTATGGTCATTCGTGGTAAAATAATAATACAGATTTTTATGAGGAGGTCGGTTTTTAGTTGGAACATCCATTTGAAATTATCTCAGAATATTCCCCGCAAGGCGATCAGCCGGGAGCGATAGAGAAGCTTGTAGAGGGAATTAATAGTGGAAAGAAAAAGCAAGTGTTGCTTGGAGCGACAGGAACGGGTAAGACATTTACGATTTCAAATGTCATTAAAGAGGTGCAGAAGCCAACACTTGTAATGGCTCATAATAAAACGTTAGCAGGACAGTTATATAGTGAGCTGAAAGATTTCTTTCCTAACAATTCTGTGGAGTATTTTGTTAGTTATTACGATTATTATCAGCCGGAAGCGTACGTACCACATACGGATACGTTTATTGAAAAAGATGCGCAAATTAACGATGAAATTGATAAATTACGCCATTCGGCAACGTCTTCCTTATTTGAACGAGATGATGTTATTATCGTTGCGAGTGTGTCGTGCATATACGGTTTAGGTTCTCCGGAAGAATACCGTGAGTTAGTTGTTTCACTTCGAGTCGGTATGGAAAAGGACCGCAATCAATTGCTTCGTGAACTTGTTGATGTACAGTATGGCCGTAATGATATTGATTTCAAGCGTGGTACATTCCGTGTGCGCGGAGATGTAGTTGAAATCTTCCCCGCATCACTTGACGAGCATTGTATTCGAATTGAATTTTTCGGGGATGAAATAGATCGTATTCGAGAAGTAAATGCATTAACGGGTGAAGTATTAGCAGAACGTGATCATGTAGCAATCTTCCCGGCATCTCACTTCGTTACACGTGAAGAAAAGCTGAAGGTCGCTATTGAAAATATTGAAAAAGAATTAGAAGAGCGTTTAATAGAATTAAATGATAACGGTAAATTGTTAGAAGCGCAGCGCATAGAACAACGTACACGCTATGATTTAGAAATGATGCGCGAGATGGGTTTTTGTTCAGGGATTGAAAACTATTCCCGTCATTTAACACTTCGTCCAGCAGGTTCAACGCCGTATACGCTTTTAGATTATTTTCCAGAGGATTTCTTAATTGTTATGGATGAGTCGCATGTATCAGTTCCGCAAGTAAGAGCGATGTATAACGGGGACCAAGCACGTAAGCAAGTGCTTGTTGATCATGGATTCCGTCTGCCATCAGCTTTAGATAATAGACCGCTCACGTTTGATGAGTTTGAAGAGAAAACGAATCAAGTTATTTACGTTTCGGCAACGCCAGGACCGTACGAGTTAGAGCAGTCACCGGAAGTAGTAGAACAAATTATTCGTCCAACAGGGCTTTTAGATCCACCAATTGATATACGACCAATTGAAGGACAAATAGATGATTTATTAGGAGAAATCCATGACCGGATTGCGAAAAATGAACGTGTATTAATTACGACTTTAACGAAGAAAATGTCAGAGGATTTAACGGACTATTTAAAAGATGTAGGAATTAAAGTGAACTATCTTCACTCTGAAATTAAAACGTTAGAACGTATTGAAATTATCCGTGATCTTCGCCTTGGTAAATTTGATGTACTTGTCGGTATTAACTTATTACGAGAAGGATTAGATATTCCAGAAGTATCACTTGTAGCTATTTTAGATGCTGATAAGGAAGGGTTCCTACGTTCAGAGCGTTCATTAATTCAAACAATTGGTCGTGCGGCGCGTAATGCAAACGGCCGCGTTATTATGTACGCAGATCGCATAACGAGATCAATGGGAATTGCAATTGAAGAAACACAGCGTCGTCGTAGTATACAAGAAGCTTACAATGAAAAGCATGGTATTACGCCG
Proteins encoded:
- a CDS encoding flavodoxin family protein; this translates as MFVIHGSSRQNGNTEALTYMMIDGMKAEQIYLRDHTIYPITDQRHDAEGFQSVNDDYGQLIERMLEHDTIIFATPLYWYGMSGHMKNFVDRWSQSLRDTSLHFKEKMKGKKMYVVIVGGDSPKLKALPLIAQFQYIFDFVGSSFEGYIIGDANGLDEIKNDAEALSKAQLYNNKFKNSTQK
- a CDS encoding DUF4362 domain-containing protein, yielding MIIGKKTGFICLFLLSLVACSQPNSAIDKKNDVVAKGAEISNLDKFEKFVWNVEQGKVDKIRIVQYTHEGDPIFQMLEHSGTDILHVLDNRQDQFAGNHTGIYEDSCKRIVKEQCELETAYRLIDCTNENGRNGYDLLYVLKK
- a CDS encoding ABC transporter ATP-binding protein, producing MLRKFFSYYKPYKGLFILDFSCAVIAGLLELGFPLIVNQFIDKLLPGQNWTLILWACFGLFVVYVLNAGLQYVVTYWGHMLGINIETDMRQKLFDHIQKLSFRFFDNNKTGHLISRLTNDLMEIGEIAHHGPEDLFIAIMTLVGAFSFMMMINWKLALLTFFVIPFLLWLALYFNKKMTGTFRRLFSDVADFNACIENNVGGIRVVQAFGNEKFEKEQFAVNNARFRTTKLMAYKIMALNSSISYMLMRLVTLFVLICGTWFVLQGELTYGGFIGFVLLTNIFFRPIEKINAVIESYPKGIAGFKRYVELLETDPDIVDSKDAIEVKHVHGDIQYNNITFGYENKEPILKDISLKIHAGETVAFVGPSGAGKTTLCSLLPRFYEHSSGSIQIDGIDTKEMTLSSLRKQIGIVQQDVFLFSGTIRENIAYGNLKASESEIWQAVKRAQLEDLIYSQPDGLDTVIGERGVKLSGGQKQRLAIARMFLKNPPILILDEATSALDTETELAIQKSLAELSVGRTTLVIAHRLATIKNADRIVVVNKEGIAEQGSHDELIERGGGYSRLYEAQFSS
- a CDS encoding helix-turn-helix transcriptional regulator, with protein sequence MGVKNKIKELRKQHHITQIEMAKAMQVTRQTIVAIENHHYNPSLELSLKIAKYFGMKVEEIFTLE
- a CDS encoding YeiH family protein, whose protein sequence is MEQTLVIQKKKGFGFSQGIGITLLIAIAAKYLAELPFLNIMGQLVIAILIGMVWRAAIGIPQEAIAGTNFASKKLLRFGIILLGMRLNLVDIAKAGPKVLVIAAVVITFTIFVVYGLTKVFKVEKKLGILTACGTAICGAAAVVAIAPQVKAKDEETAVGAAIIAILGTIFTLIYTLLYPVLGLSPYGYGVFSGATLHEIAHVIAAAAPGGSTAVDIAVIVKLTRVAMLVPVAILIGLWFGKSEGSKEKRSWRDLPIPWFIFGFLAMSAVHSLGIIPEVVAGYIVVIAYMLIAMAMAGLGLNVEFKTFRKLGSRAFVAGLIGSVCLSVLGYVLVYALGFM
- a CDS encoding heavy metal-binding domain-containing protein; translated protein: MIVTTTSTIQGKEIIEYIDIVNGEAIMGANIVRDLFASVRDVVGGRAGAYESKLKEARDIAMEEMKTLARQKNANAIVGIDVDYEVVREGMLMVAVSGTAVRI
- the abc-f gene encoding ribosomal protection-like ABC-F family protein, translating into MTILFARNIEKSFGDRTLFTLPSLEIQANDRIGIVGVNGAGKSTLLQILSKEIEADQGTVTHHSSVSIIPQLSEALPDTASSLAKGKWSISNVADSMSGGERMRLKIAHALEQDAGILFADEPTSHLDMLGTEQLEKALLSYKGALVLISHDRDFLNAICTKIIEIEDGTIQEYKGNYSNYRKQKERERIQKQAEYEQYINEKNRLEQSILQRKQRASSMTKVPTRFSSSESKLYKLSGAHGQENVSKAAKALETRLEKLEKKEKPKDFSQAQFDLQYHTPIHSKAIVQFNNTTKKICDRTLFKNMNGTIAPGAKLAIVGANGSGKTTLFNMILANERGIQLSKSCKIGYFEQTLSILNTDKTILENVLEETNYTESFVRTILARLLFRREDVHKPVHVLSGGERMKVALAKVFLGNYNMLLLDEPTNYLDLTTQEELESMLQEYPGTILFISHDRAFIRSVADHILQVDESKPKIFHGNYEQYTKRTTQASVNVTEQELLRLQTKLTEVISRISIPNHHNDITFLEKEYEKLLVQIQQCKEVL
- a CDS encoding MerR family transcriptional regulator; amino-acid sequence: MRIGELSKETGVSERALRHYEEKGLLPSNRLTNGYRDFDKSAIKKVELIQMYLQLGLNLEETTRMLRCLEIEPHLYENPCSSILALYEDKLNEVTRQISLLSNIQANLQKHVSLLKQTKEKE
- the uvrB gene encoding excinuclease ABC subunit B, which codes for MEHPFEIISEYSPQGDQPGAIEKLVEGINSGKKKQVLLGATGTGKTFTISNVIKEVQKPTLVMAHNKTLAGQLYSELKDFFPNNSVEYFVSYYDYYQPEAYVPHTDTFIEKDAQINDEIDKLRHSATSSLFERDDVIIVASVSCIYGLGSPEEYRELVVSLRVGMEKDRNQLLRELVDVQYGRNDIDFKRGTFRVRGDVVEIFPASLDEHCIRIEFFGDEIDRIREVNALTGEVLAERDHVAIFPASHFVTREEKLKVAIENIEKELEERLIELNDNGKLLEAQRIEQRTRYDLEMMREMGFCSGIENYSRHLTLRPAGSTPYTLLDYFPEDFLIVMDESHVSVPQVRAMYNGDQARKQVLVDHGFRLPSALDNRPLTFDEFEEKTNQVIYVSATPGPYELEQSPEVVEQIIRPTGLLDPPIDIRPIEGQIDDLLGEIHDRIAKNERVLITTLTKKMSEDLTDYLKDVGIKVNYLHSEIKTLERIEIIRDLRLGKFDVLVGINLLREGLDIPEVSLVAILDADKEGFLRSERSLIQTIGRAARNANGRVIMYADRITRSMGIAIEETQRRRSIQEAYNEKHGITPKTIQKGVRDVIRATTAAEDTETYEATPAKKMTKKERENTIAKMEAEMKEAAKALDFERAAELRDLLLELKAEG
- a CDS encoding LysR family transcriptional regulator, which gives rise to MNVDILKIFVTVVEQKHFSRAAELLNLSQPGVSMHIRNLENEFGTTLIQRSPKHVQVTEAGNILYIHAKQMLSLYEDAKQEINELHNVVTGTLRIGASFTIGEYLLPKILARFANENTHVEVHTFISNTEEVLQSLRSNQIDIGLVEGQVVYADVDVETFMQDEMKLVVPPNHPLLHIEGINENTLQDQVWVLRESGSGTRAYSDRFIHQHHLKMKRFFTFSSIQSVKEAVAAGLGIAILSDWTVRKELLAKELFHVEVPNEQLIRPFSIVRGKYFIPSKAIQVFLNHVDSFAKKQS
- a CDS encoding MerR family transcriptional regulator; this encodes MELISIQELTRETGVTVRTLRYYDQIDLLKPSGKTDGGHRLYSERDVVRLQQILFLKEMGFSLKEITNMLVKGEINSKDSLEKQLRFVQEEQKKFNRMERVLQAVVYSVDVEGELDWKVMFELIQLSKQSPRIREIFQNELFSKEEQDLLHNLPNMSEEDPNVLEWVDLLKQLSNFMKDGKEASCDEVQEATKKLMQKCLEMANGDEAFLDKLWEVRKSKEDSQKMSMYPIEEELLVYMDEAFRIYDERERNK